The sequence CGCCCTGTTTTGCGTCGTTATAGGCGACCTGAAGCGGCGAAAAATCGCGTCAAACGAAATCGACATCGCGACGACGCTTCAATAACAAAAGTGGCATAGCCGGCCGCGATCCGCGCCCGCCGCCACGCGTGCGCGTCCGACGAAACCTGGCGGAACCGCCGCCATCGCCAACATTCCCCGGGGAATGTTCGACTGAACCCGTTTGATCAAAAACCCCGAGCAGGGGACCTCGCACGAAATCCCGAAGACCCCAAAATGGGACAGGTACATCTACACAACGCGTATGTACCTGTCCCTTTTTCTCAACGACCTTCCACCCAGCGTCCGGCAAGCGTCACGAGGACGTAGACCGCCAGCGTGCTCATGACCATCGCCGTCACCGACTGCGGAATCGGACCAAACGTGGTCGCCGTCTGAAGGACGACGAGCACGATGCCGAGGCGGAAGCAGCGCGTGCGTGCCTTCGCGCCGGCGAGCGACGTCATCACAAGCTGCACGCTGCCGACGACGAGCACGACTTCGAGAAGCCATGCCGCGACCGGATGATTCCAGAGGGCGAGGCCGAGTTTCGTCGTGCCGCCCGCGATGGTCAGGTCAGGTCGATGCACGACGAGATCGAGAAACCAGTGCGACAGCGTGACTGCCGCTACTGCAGCGGCTTCGCGTGTTGCGAGCCCGAGCCACCGGCGCGCACCGGCAAACGCCACTGCCGACCAGACGACGGATCCGGCCAGGCTGTGCGTCCACGGCATGTCGTAGAGATCGAGCGGATTGGAGAGCAGCGAATGATCGAGCCGCGCGTGCTCGACGCCGGCAAGGATCGCGAGCACCCACAGCACGTCGACGAATTGTGCCGCCAGCAGCAGGAGCCACAGCGGCGCACGAGGCGCCGCGCGCTTTGCGACGAATGCAGACGTGTAATGGCCGGCAAACATGGCGCCCCCATACGCTGCGATGACCCGATGCGATGCAAGCGCGGACGGAGAGCATGCGAGATGCGGCGAAGTGGGGACTTGCCAGATGTGGCGAAGCGGGGACCTGCCAGATGCGGCGCCTCCGTATCGCCACCCGCGAAACGTCAGCGCCGCAGGGCCATCCGCCGGATGCGTGCGAGCATCGCAGTGGCGTCGCCGATGCCTGCCGCCGACGTGATGGCGAGATACGTCACTCCGTACGGAACGAGCACCGCGACGGCGAGCACGATCGGAGGAAGCCCAAGCGCGAAGCGCTCGATCAAAAGCCCGGCCAGCGCAGCAACCGCAGCCGAGCCCCACAGCGTGAGCAGGCGTTCGCGTGCAAGCCCGGTGCGTCCGATGCGCTTGTTGAGCGTGTGGCGAAGCAGCGAGAACTCGACCCAGCCGGCCGTACCCGATGCTGCGGTCAGGAACGCAACTCCCCATTTCGGATCGACACCGACGATCCCGGGAAGATGAAGCGACGCGAACCATCCGAGCGTGGTTCCGACGAGCACGCGCGTCGCGGCATAGCGAAGCGGCGTGCCAGTGTCGTGAAGCGCGTAGTAGACCGACGAGTAAAGCCGCCCGAGCGTGGAGGCGAGCAGCCCGATCGACGATCCGGCGAGAATCCCCCAGACCCAGACCGCATCGTTGGCGCCGAAACGTCCGGTCTGGAACAGCGCGGCTGCAATCACGCGCCCGAGCGCGACGAACGCCATCGCCGACGGGACGATGAAGAACGCGACACGACCGAGGCCCGCGTCGAGCCGCGCGCGCAGCAGCCGTGCGACTTCGTCGTGATCCCCGATCACGCGCGACATCGCCGGCAGCTCGGCTGCAGAGACGGACATTCCGAACAGGCTGACCGGAAGCGTGTAGAGCGTCTGCGCATTGGCGAGTGCGGTGACCGCGCCGGCGGGCAGGAAGCTCGCGATCACCGAGTCGACGTATGCGCTGATCTGCACGACGCCGCGCCCGACGAATACCGGGCCGAACGTGCGCACCACCGTGCGAGTCCCCGGCGAGCCGACTCCGAGCGACGGCCGCACGCCGCGCACCAGGCGCCGCACGACCGGAAGCTGCACGAGCAGCTGCAGCGCCGCTCCGGCGACCGATGCCCACGCCAGCGCGACCGCAAGGTCGGGCGTACGGATGTACGTGCCGAAGTAGAGCATCGCGGCGATCATCGCCGCGCTCCAGACTACCGGCGCCGTGTACGAGAGAAGAAAGCGGCGGTGGCTGTTGAGGATCCCGAGGCACCACGCGGACAGCACGAGAAGGCCCGTGCCGGGGAAGATGATGCGCACCATCCGCAGCGTCAGCTCGCGCTTCTCGCCTTCGAAGCCCGGTGCGATCAGATCGACGAGCCGCGGCGTGAACGTGATGCCGGCGAGCACGAGCAGGCTCGTGACGAGTGCGAGCAGCGTCGCGACCGCGCCGGCGACGCGTCGCGCCTCGGCCTCTTCTCCCCTGGCGAGAAGCTTCGAGTAGACCGGGATGAACGACGCCGACAAGACGCCTTCGCCGAAAAGGTTCTGCAGGAAGTTCGGAATGCGGAATGCGGCGTTGAATGCGTCGCCGGGGTCCGACTGGCCGAAATAGTGCGCGAACACTCTCTGGCGGACGAGCCCCGCCACGCGCGACAGCAGGATGCCGGTTGCCACCAGCACCGCGTGGGCCGCCGTGCCGGCACGCTCGCGGCGTTCTGTTTCTGCGGCCGATTCGCTCATGCCGGATCGGCCGGCTCGAGCCCGAGAAGAATCCTGCCGACCGCAAGCATCCACAGCAGAAGCACGAAATTGGCGGGCATGTTGATCATCATCGTCGCGTCGGAGAAGCCGGTGTACGCCATGACGACGCCGGCGCACGCCGTCGTGAATCCGCCGAAGACCGCGAGCCAGCCGATCCACGGCGCGAAACGCGAGTCGGCGTGCATCGCGACCCCGTAGATCGCGGTGGTCGAGCCGAGCACGATGCTGAGCATCGCGGCAAGGCCGACTTCGATCTGGCGCACGGCGAACGCCGCGGCGAACAGCGGAAAAACCGACGGCTCCGAAGCTCCGGCCCATGCGTCGACCATGCGCTTGAGCGCAATGCCGTCGACGGCCTGAAGTGCCGCCGCGAGCGCGATCCCTGCAGTCGCACCCGCGGCACCGATGCGTGCCCACCAGGCGCCGCGACCCTCGGCAAGTACGCGCTCGAGGACGAGGAGCG is a genomic window of Candidatus Limnocylindrales bacterium containing:
- the murJ gene encoding murein biosynthesis integral membrane protein MurJ; this encodes MSESAAETERRERAGTAAHAVLVATGILLSRVAGLVRQRVFAHYFGQSDPGDAFNAAFRIPNFLQNLFGEGVLSASFIPVYSKLLARGEEAEARRVAGAVATLLALVTSLLVLAGITFTPRLVDLIAPGFEGEKRELTLRMVRIIFPGTGLLVLSAWCLGILNSHRRFLLSYTAPVVWSAAMIAAMLYFGTYIRTPDLAVALAWASVAGAALQLLVQLPVVRRLVRGVRPSLGVGSPGTRTVVRTFGPVFVGRGVVQISAYVDSVIASFLPAGAVTALANAQTLYTLPVSLFGMSVSAAELPAMSRVIGDHDEVARLLRARLDAGLGRVAFFIVPSAMAFVALGRVIAAALFQTGRFGANDAVWVWGILAGSSIGLLASTLGRLYSSVYYALHDTGTPLRYAATRVLVGTTLGWFASLHLPGIVGVDPKWGVAFLTAASGTAGWVEFSLLRHTLNKRIGRTGLARERLLTLWGSAAVAALAGLLIERFALGLPPIVLAVAVLVPYGVTYLAITSAAGIGDATAMLARIRRMALRR